One window of the Defluviitalea raffinosedens genome contains the following:
- the nifJ gene encoding pyruvate:ferredoxin (flavodoxin) oxidoreductase, which yields MSKIMKTMDGNTAAAHVAYAFTEVAGIYPITPSSTMAEHVDEWAANGKKNIFGQTVKVVEMQSEAGAAGTFHGSLAAGALTTTFTASQGLLLMIPNMYKVAGELLPGVIHVSARAVASHALSIFGDHSDVMACRQTGFALLASTNVQEVIDLGSVAHLSAIKSRVPFLHFFDGFRTSHEIQKVEVIDYEDYKKLIDMDAVKQFRKNALNPEHPVLRGTAQNPDIFFQAREACNPFYDRVPAIVEEYMNEINKITGRNYGLFNYYGAPDADRVIVAMGSAVDAIEETVDYLNSKGEKVGLVKVRLYRPFSIEHFLKQIPATVKKIAVLDRTKEPGAIGEPLYLDVCSAFVDKADRPVIVGGRYGLGSKDTTPAQIVAVFENLKADEPKNHFTIGIVDDVTFKSLPTGEELDVTGKDTISCKFWGLGSDGTVGANKNSIKIIGDHTDMYAQAYFEYDSKKSGGVTISHLRFGKEPIRSTYLIKKANFVACHNPSYVDKYDMVSDLKEGGTFLLNCGWDLEELEQKLPAKMKKIIAERNIKLYTIDGVTIAKEIGLGNRVNTVLQAAFFKLANIIPIEDAVKFMKDAIVASYGKKGENIVNMNFAAVDQGIEKVKEVKVPAHWAQASADEEAAATKDVPEFIKNILEPMNRQEGNNLPVSAFVGREDGTFPQGTAKYEKRGIAVDVPEWQVENCIQCNQCSYVCPHAAIRPFLLNEEEVKNAPEGFVTKKAIGKGLENYAYKIQVSTLDCTGCGNCAQVCPAKNKALVMKPLETQTKEIENWEYAMTLSKKENPLAVDTVKGSQFEQPLLEFSGACAGCGETPYAKLVTQLFGDRMYIANATGCSSIWAGSAPSTPYTTNEKGHGPAWANSLFEDNAEYGFGMYIAVKQIRERLKDIAVEAIDLDIPEEIKAALKDWVDNMLNGDASKKATATLVPLLEAYAGDNARAKEIFEEMLEKKEFLVKKSQWIFGGDGWAYDIGFGGLDHVLASGEDVNVLVFDTEVYSNTGGQSSKATPTGSVAKFAASGKPIRKKDLGRMMMSYGYVYVAQVAMGANQNQLIKALKEAESYPGPSLIIAYAPCINHGIKGGMGCAQLESKKAVEAGYWHLYRYNPLLKEEGKNPFILDSKAPTADYKEYILGEVRYSSLTRTFPELAEKLFDQAEKDAKERFEAYQAMAKTE from the coding sequence ATGTCAAAAATAATGAAGACAATGGATGGAAATACCGCAGCGGCTCATGTTGCTTATGCATTTACAGAAGTTGCTGGTATCTATCCGATCACACCATCATCAACCATGGCTGAACATGTGGATGAATGGGCTGCAAATGGCAAAAAGAATATTTTTGGACAAACAGTAAAAGTTGTTGAAATGCAATCCGAAGCAGGAGCAGCAGGAACTTTCCATGGTTCTTTGGCAGCGGGTGCGTTGACCACTACATTCACAGCATCTCAGGGATTATTGCTCATGATTCCTAATATGTACAAAGTAGCAGGGGAATTACTTCCTGGAGTAATCCATGTAAGTGCCCGTGCGGTAGCAAGCCATGCACTTTCCATCTTTGGAGATCATTCCGACGTTATGGCATGCCGCCAAACAGGATTTGCGCTTCTTGCATCTACAAATGTACAAGAAGTAATTGACTTAGGTTCTGTGGCACACTTAAGTGCTATTAAATCCAGAGTGCCATTCCTGCATTTCTTTGATGGATTCAGAACATCCCATGAAATTCAAAAAGTTGAAGTGATCGATTATGAAGATTACAAGAAATTAATCGATATGGATGCTGTAAAGCAATTCAGAAAGAATGCTTTAAATCCAGAACATCCTGTACTTCGTGGTACAGCTCAAAACCCAGATATCTTCTTCCAGGCTAGAGAAGCATGTAATCCGTTCTATGACAGAGTACCTGCTATCGTTGAAGAATACATGAATGAAATCAACAAAATCACAGGAAGAAATTATGGATTATTTAACTACTATGGAGCACCAGATGCAGACAGAGTAATTGTTGCTATGGGATCTGCAGTGGATGCGATCGAAGAAACAGTAGACTACTTAAACAGCAAAGGAGAAAAAGTAGGTCTTGTAAAAGTACGTCTTTATAGACCATTCTCCATTGAACATTTCTTAAAACAAATACCAGCAACTGTTAAGAAGATTGCTGTATTAGATAGAACAAAAGAACCAGGTGCTATTGGAGAACCATTATACCTTGATGTATGCTCTGCTTTCGTTGATAAAGCGGATCGTCCAGTGATCGTTGGCGGACGTTATGGATTAGGTTCTAAGGATACAACACCTGCACAAATTGTAGCAGTATTTGAAAACCTTAAAGCAGACGAACCAAAGAACCACTTTACAATCGGTATCGTAGATGACGTTACATTCAAATCTCTTCCAACAGGAGAAGAATTAGACGTAACAGGAAAAGATACAATCAGCTGCAAGTTCTGGGGACTTGGTTCCGACGGAACAGTAGGTGCAAACAAAAACTCTATCAAGATTATCGGAGACCATACAGACATGTATGCACAAGCATACTTTGAATATGACTCCAAGAAATCCGGTGGGGTTACTATTTCTCACCTTCGTTTCGGAAAAGAGCCAATCAGATCTACATACTTAATCAAAAAAGCAAACTTTGTTGCTTGCCATAACCCATCCTATGTAGATAAATACGATATGGTATCCGACTTAAAAGAAGGCGGAACATTCTTATTAAACTGCGGATGGGATCTTGAAGAGTTAGAACAAAAACTTCCTGCAAAAATGAAAAAGATTATTGCAGAAAGAAATATTAAATTATACACCATTGACGGGGTTACCATTGCTAAAGAAATCGGTCTTGGAAACCGTGTTAATACAGTTTTACAAGCAGCTTTCTTTAAACTTGCCAACATTATTCCAATTGAAGATGCTGTTAAATTCATGAAAGATGCTATTGTAGCTTCCTATGGCAAAAAAGGTGAAAACATCGTAAACATGAACTTTGCTGCTGTTGATCAGGGAATCGAAAAAGTTAAAGAAGTTAAAGTACCTGCTCATTGGGCACAAGCTAGTGCAGATGAAGAAGCAGCTGCAACCAAAGATGTACCTGAATTCATTAAGAATATCCTTGAACCAATGAACAGACAAGAAGGAAACAACCTTCCTGTTAGTGCTTTCGTAGGAAGAGAAGACGGTACATTCCCACAAGGTACTGCCAAATACGAAAAGAGAGGTATTGCAGTAGATGTACCAGAATGGCAAGTAGAAAATTGTATCCAATGTAACCAATGTTCTTATGTATGTCCTCATGCTGCAATTCGTCCATTCTTACTCAATGAAGAAGAAGTAAAGAATGCGCCTGAAGGATTCGTTACAAAGAAAGCAATTGGTAAAGGTTTAGAAAACTACGCGTACAAGATTCAAGTATCCACTTTAGACTGTACTGGATGCGGAAACTGTGCACAAGTATGTCCAGCTAAGAATAAAGCATTAGTTATGAAGCCTTTAGAAACACAAACCAAAGAAATCGAAAATTGGGAATATGCAATGACTCTTTCTAAGAAAGAAAACCCATTGGCTGTTGACACCGTAAAAGGAAGCCAATTCGAACAACCATTGCTTGAGTTCTCCGGTGCTTGTGCAGGATGTGGAGAAACTCCATATGCTAAACTTGTAACTCAATTATTCGGAGACAGAATGTACATTGCCAACGCTACAGGATGTTCTTCCATTTGGGCTGGCAGTGCACCATCCACCCCATACACAACCAATGAAAAAGGACATGGACCAGCTTGGGCAAACTCCTTATTCGAAGACAATGCAGAATATGGATTCGGTATGTATATCGCTGTAAAACAAATCAGAGAAAGATTAAAAGATATTGCAGTAGAAGCAATAGATTTAGATATTCCTGAAGAGATCAAAGCTGCTCTTAAAGATTGGGTAGACAATATGCTTAATGGAGATGCTTCTAAGAAAGCAACAGCAACATTGGTACCACTGTTGGAAGCATATGCTGGAGACAACGCAAGAGCAAAAGAAATCTTTGAAGAAATGCTTGAAAAGAAAGAATTCCTTGTTAAGAAATCTCAATGGATCTTCGGAGGAGACGGATGGGCTTATGATATCGGATTCGGCGGCTTAGACCATGTACTTGCTTCCGGAGAAGATGTAAACGTTCTTGTATTCGATACAGAAGTTTACTCCAACACCGGCGGACAATCTTCCAAAGCTACTCCAACAGGTTCCGTAGCTAAATTCGCAGCTTCCGGTAAACCAATCAGAAAGAAAGATCTTGGAAGAATGATGATGTCCTATGGATATGTATACGTAGCTCAAGTAGCTATGGGTGCAAACCAAAATCAACTGATCAAAGCATTAAAAGAAGCGGAAAGCTATCCAGGACCATCATTAATCATCGCTTATGCACCATGTATTAACCATGGTATCAAAGGCGGAATGGGCTGTGCTCAATTAGAAAGCAAGAAAGCTGTAGAAGCTGGATACTGGCATTTATACAGATACAACCCATTGCTTAAAGAAGAAGGCAAGAATCCATTTATCTTAGATTCTAAAGCACCAACAGCAGATTACAAAGAATACATCCTGGGAGAAGTAAGATACTCATCTCTTACCAGAACATTCCCAGAACTTGCTGAAAAATTGTTTGATCAGGCAGAAAAAGATGCAAAAGAAAGATTTGAAGCTTATCAAGCAATGGCAAAAACAGAATAA
- a CDS encoding flagellin yields the protein MKINHNIPALRALHQLNKTNTVMDKTMERLSSGLRINRAADDAAGLAIAQKMDTQVRGLKQANRNAMDGISLIQTAEGALNEVHAMLQRIRELAVQVSNGTYDATDRKAVQDEVKQLQDEIQRISDHIEFNERKLLNGEIDRRAFPDDETVATIISLSDTVQPGTYTLNIQNDAAKAIATTNGAVNFGSFPITAVNAGTININGEEVKIEVGDTADEVFNKLRTLCETVGVNITAHVSYDDTTNPPTYGAATKFGDGMFLKLEAKEYGAEYSIDINATNSKLLAALGLQTEKVSGADAVATISPATGGFSATATVATKGNVVTVTDIDGFEMKFEAKQGAAGQSVNVKVLDAGPLDLQIGANEGQFMEIRIQNLSPQALGIDKINLSTADGAQKAITVVDEAINMISSVRSKLGAYQNRLEHTVANLDVAAENMTASLSRIQDADMAEEMSEYTQKNVISQAGMAMLAQANQRPQQILQLLQG from the coding sequence TTGAAAATTAATCATAATATACCAGCTCTTAGAGCACTTCATCAATTAAACAAAACAAATACTGTGATGGACAAGACCATGGAGAGACTGTCTTCCGGTCTTAGAATCAACCGTGCTGCCGATGATGCGGCAGGGCTGGCTATTGCTCAAAAGATGGATACCCAGGTAAGAGGGTTAAAGCAAGCCAACAGAAATGCCATGGACGGTATTTCTCTTATTCAGACTGCAGAAGGGGCACTGAACGAAGTCCATGCTATGCTTCAAAGAATCAGAGAACTGGCGGTTCAGGTATCCAATGGAACCTATGATGCCACTGACAGAAAAGCCGTTCAGGATGAAGTAAAACAACTTCAGGATGAAATTCAAAGAATTTCTGATCATATCGAATTCAATGAAAGAAAATTATTAAATGGTGAAATCGACAGAAGAGCATTCCCGGATGATGAAACTGTGGCAACTATTATATCTTTAAGTGATACAGTACAGCCAGGAACTTACACACTTAATATTCAAAACGATGCTGCAAAAGCTATTGCGACTACTAACGGAGCAGTTAATTTTGGTTCATTCCCTATTACTGCTGTAAATGCAGGTACAATTAATATTAACGGGGAAGAAGTAAAGATTGAAGTGGGCGATACAGCAGATGAAGTATTTAATAAATTAAGAACTTTATGTGAAACAGTAGGGGTTAATATCACAGCCCATGTTTCATATGATGATACTACTAATCCACCAACCTATGGGGCTGCCACAAAGTTTGGCGATGGAATGTTCCTGAAACTGGAAGCTAAAGAATATGGCGCAGAATACTCAATCGATATTAATGCGACAAATAGTAAATTATTAGCAGCTTTAGGCCTTCAAACTGAAAAGGTATCTGGAGCAGATGCAGTAGCTACTATTAGTCCGGCTACAGGTGGTTTTTCAGCGACAGCAACGGTTGCGACAAAAGGGAATGTTGTTACGGTTACGGATATTGACGGCTTTGAGATGAAATTCGAAGCAAAACAGGGAGCAGCAGGACAGTCTGTGAATGTAAAAGTACTGGATGCTGGTCCGCTGGATTTACAAATTGGTGCCAACGAAGGACAATTCATGGAAATTCGTATCCAGAACTTATCTCCACAGGCACTGGGAATTGACAAGATTAACTTATCCACTGCCGATGGAGCACAAAAGGCAATCACTGTAGTAGATGAAGCGATTAATATGATTTCTTCCGTACGTTCTAAACTGGGGGCATATCAAAACCGCCTTGAACATACCGTAGCCAACCTGGATGTAGCTGCAGAAAACATGACAGCGTCCCTGTCCAGAATCCAGGATGCGGACATGGCAGAAGAAATGTCTGAATACACTCAAAAGAATGTGATCTCTCAAGCCGGAATGGCTATGCTTGCTCAGGCAAATCAAAGACCACAGCAGATTTTACAACTACTTCAAGGCTAA
- the glgA gene encoding glycogen synthase GlgA, with product MSQNDLKILFVSSEAIPFAKTGGLGDVAGALPYALKKLGADVRVAIPKYKCVLQQYLNDSEIVAEFPVYLEWRKQFAHIYEYDSSVPVYFIGNDNYFDRDGLYGYNDDHERFAFFCKAVLDMLPRIGFKPDIIHCNDWQTGPICLLLKERYHEDLYYRSISTLYTIHNIQYQGIFGRETLDLLGVSDWCFHSEGVEFYGNVSYMKAGLVYSDAINTVSKTYAEEIKTSQYGYGLDGVLQKRSSVLYGIVNGIDYEAFNPETDKALYIPYSKESLHLKKENKYRLQKDLGLPQRDVPMIGLISRLVDQKGLDLIAEKMHDLMQEDIQFVVLGTGQHQYEEMFKYMQDTFPEKVSANILFNVDLAQKIYGGSDLFLMPSLFEPCGLGQLISLRYGTIPIVRKTGGLADTIQSFNEETCEGNGFVFNDYNSDAMLWEIIRALNVYYNKDKWELLVKNAMNSDYSWEDSAKKYMELYKSISH from the coding sequence ATGAGTCAAAATGATCTAAAAATACTGTTCGTTTCTTCGGAAGCAATACCCTTTGCTAAGACCGGAGGACTTGGAGATGTAGCAGGAGCCCTTCCCTATGCTTTAAAAAAATTAGGTGCCGATGTAAGAGTAGCCATACCAAAATATAAATGTGTACTTCAGCAGTATTTAAATGACAGTGAGATTGTTGCGGAATTTCCCGTTTATTTGGAGTGGAGAAAGCAGTTTGCCCATATTTATGAATATGATTCTTCAGTGCCTGTTTATTTTATAGGAAATGACAATTATTTTGATAGGGATGGTTTATACGGTTATAATGACGATCACGAAAGATTTGCTTTTTTTTGTAAAGCGGTTTTGGACATGCTGCCAAGAATCGGATTTAAACCGGATATTATTCACTGCAATGATTGGCAGACAGGCCCTATTTGCTTGCTTTTAAAAGAAAGATACCATGAAGATCTTTATTATAGATCCATTTCAACACTCTATACCATTCATAATATACAGTATCAGGGGATCTTTGGAAGAGAAACGCTGGATTTGCTGGGTGTTTCAGATTGGTGTTTCCATTCAGAGGGGGTAGAGTTCTACGGGAATGTAAGTTATATGAAAGCTGGTTTAGTTTATTCTGATGCCATCAATACCGTAAGCAAAACATATGCAGAAGAGATCAAAACCAGTCAATACGGTTATGGACTGGATGGCGTCCTTCAAAAAAGAAGCAGTGTACTTTACGGCATTGTAAATGGAATTGATTATGAGGCTTTTAATCCCGAAACTGACAAGGCTCTCTATATCCCCTATTCTAAGGAAAGCTTGCATTTAAAAAAGGAAAATAAGTATAGGCTTCAAAAAGATCTGGGCCTTCCTCAAAGAGATGTTCCTATGATCGGCCTTATTTCCCGTTTGGTAGACCAGAAAGGATTAGACTTAATTGCAGAAAAAATGCACGATCTGATGCAGGAAGATATTCAATTTGTGGTTTTAGGCACAGGGCAACACCAATATGAAGAAATGTTTAAATACATGCAAGATACTTTCCCCGAGAAGGTAAGCGCCAATATCTTGTTTAATGTGGATTTGGCACAAAAAATCTATGGAGGCAGTGATTTGTTTTTGATGCCTTCTTTATTCGAACCCTGCGGTTTAGGACAACTTATTAGTCTTAGATATGGAACCATTCCTATAGTTCGAAAGACTGGAGGGCTGGCAGATACCATTCAATCGTTTAACGAAGAAACTTGTGAGGGTAATGGTTTTGTTTTCAATGATTATAATTCTGATGCAATGTTATGGGAAATCATAAGAGCTTTAAATGTATATTATAATAAAGACAAGTGGGAGCTTTTGGTTAAAAATGCTATGAATTCAGATTATTCCTGGGAAGACTCTGCTAAAAAATATATGGAATTATATAAAAGCATCAGCCATTAA
- a CDS encoding DUF2508 family protein, protein MNSIIEISKKGFFPFKFKTRQTCHITEEDELKEELLKTKRQIDLVFNAFENTTEKDLIDSCIYEMKALQTRYKYYLNKMKEKENVAVKS, encoded by the coding sequence TTGAATTCGATTATTGAAATATCCAAAAAAGGTTTTTTTCCATTCAAATTTAAGACAAGACAGACATGCCATATTACAGAAGAAGACGAGCTTAAAGAAGAGCTGCTAAAAACCAAAAGGCAAATAGACCTGGTATTCAATGCTTTCGAAAATACGACGGAAAAAGATTTGATCGACAGCTGTATCTACGAAATGAAAGCACTCCAGACGAGATATAAATACTATCTCAATAAGATGAAAGAAAAAGAGAACGTGGCAGTTAAAAGTTAG
- the fliS gene encoding flagellar export chaperone FliS encodes MIENRTAQIVNATPGQLIVITYELIIETLEEAQKQLAVKDEKKFKRTIDKAQKLLRELMESLDLSYSISLDLMGLYLYINKMIIKSYITLKEEPLEEAKKLLNTLLIGWKEAVASEEVAGPVIENAQQIYAGLTYGKGSLNESIMENANRGFKA; translated from the coding sequence ATGATTGAAAACAGAACCGCACAGATTGTGAATGCTACACCGGGTCAGCTTATTGTGATCACCTATGAACTAATAATAGAAACCCTAGAAGAAGCGCAAAAACAACTTGCGGTAAAAGATGAGAAAAAATTCAAAAGGACTATTGATAAGGCTCAGAAATTATTAAGAGAATTAATGGAATCCTTAGATTTATCCTATAGTATCTCATTGGATTTAATGGGACTATATCTATATATTAATAAAATGATCATTAAAAGCTATATTACTTTAAAAGAAGAGCCCTTAGAAGAGGCGAAGAAACTTTTAAACACCCTTTTAATAGGCTGGAAAGAGGCCGTAGCTTCTGAAGAAGTAGCAGGTCCTGTTATTGAGAACGCACAGCAGATTTATGCTGGACTTACCTACGGAAAGGGTAGTTTAAACGAATCTATAATGGAAAATGCCAACAGAGGATTTAAAGCTTAA
- a CDS encoding pro-sigmaK processing inhibitor BofA family protein, which translates to MTSDDLLIFLIIAGLVILTFMVFTKPLKILLRTLIQGIGGVLGLLVFNFLLSPFGWYVGINWATIFVIAVLGIPGMILLYLLNIFF; encoded by the coding sequence GTGACAAGTGATGATCTGTTAATATTTTTAATCATAGCAGGTTTGGTGATTCTTACCTTTATGGTTTTCACGAAACCTTTGAAGATCTTGCTAAGAACCCTGATCCAGGGTATAGGAGGAGTTTTAGGACTACTGGTTTTTAATTTCTTGCTATCTCCTTTTGGATGGTATGTAGGGATTAATTGGGCAACCATATTTGTTATTGCTGTACTTGGAATACCGGGGATGATACTTCTATACTTACTGAATATTTTTTTCTAA